AGCCGGGTCGttacccgcacacgaaaatcaattttcgtgtgcgggtcaCTTAACAggccgcacgcaaaaataactctattttcgcgtgcgggcctcCTAATCTAACCGTACAGGAAAATAGCACTTCCCTCCTAtcctattcaaaaaaaaaattggacttttcttctctctcccccgcccccttctctcctctctctctcccccttatcttctcactttcctctcctctcattttcctctctctctctcatcttctcctcctcctgtgcATGGCGCCGATGCCTCCTCTCCTTCGGGCGGCTCTCAGCGGAGGGGTCGACGGCAACTGGCGGGCACGGCGggctcgcggcggtggcgggtgggCGTGGCGGGCTTGCGGCGGTGCTGGGCGGGCGCAGCGGGcttgcggcggcagcgggccaGCACGGGGggctcacggcggcggcgggcggacgtGGGGAGGTGGCCGGGAGCAGCGTGCGCGCGgccaacgacaacgacgacagcggcgaggtggcggccaaGAGCAGCGTGCGCGCGgccgacgacaacgacgacagcggcgaggtggcggacaAGAGCAGCGTGCGCGCGGCCGAcaacgaggcggcggccggcagtgGCGTGCGCGCGACGATGACGACAACTGCAAGGCGGCGGCCAGGAGCGGGCAGACGACGTGTgccgggagcgggaggaggaggcggccggcgacaacgacgatggcgaggcggcggctggcagcggcgccgccctccccatgCCTAGatccggcggcaatggcggtggGGTGCTGGATCCAgatttagggttagggtttgtgttttttgaaatttttttttcggatttttattttcccgtgcgggcggcATAAGCagccgcacgcgaaaatcggattttcgcgtgcggttgCGCCACCCGCACAAGAAAATCGCGATTTTCCCAGACGCAATGTTCCAGACGGGCAAAACAACCGTACgcaaaaattaaaacaaccaCACGAAAAAATAGCTATTCTTGTAGTGCCTGTATATACATGTTAGTAAAAGCAAATTTCTCAAAAATTGCAAGTGAACTTCAGAATTAATGCACAAGTTCAAACCAGAGACGTCAACTGGCTATAATTAAATCTATACAAATTGATCTCATTaacattgccaaaaaaaaacaatcagttTACGACAGCCAATTGCAGACTGAACCGAAACATCAAGAAACATTTCTATTACGCAACCGTACTGCTACACGAAGCAGTCTAAGAGGGTCCCGTAATTATATAGAAAAGTGGAGACACAAAGATGTAGGGGTAGGACCTTCTCATTCTCATTCATTCTCTTAGTGATACAATAGTGAGTCTCTTCCCCTCTATTTAAAGGCATGATGCATATATGGAAGGTTAGGTGAGGGGCCCAGTAAATGTATTGGGTTGGGCCTTCATGGGCCCAAGCCCAATGGTTTcttaacactcccccttggaCATTCACCGCGTGATGCCTATGCTTCATCGAAACTTCACAAAAACCCAGTGGAAAAATTTGGAGAAAAAGAGTACATAGCATACGCTTGCGATGTCGCACGAATTGCCTCGTTAAAAACCATGATAAGAAACTGCTAGGAAAACTTATCCAAGGGAAATAAGAGTGCAATTCACCCAATTCTTCGTTCAATCTTTCTAGATTGTTTTTGGGTACTTGATTTTCTATATCAAGATTCTGGAATGAGTCAGCGAAATTCTCCCCCTGAATTTCGCATTTCCCTAAGTCTCATTATTCCGATTTCTCGGACACACCCATTCAAGAGAAGATGTCAATAATAAGTTAGTGGACAAATCTGTAAGACTTCCACATAACTTAGTTCGTTGCTTTCATGCAATTTATGcgctgtcggtgatatgggctcgAGGTATACGCACGCTGAAGGGAAATAATCCTTTTATCCAGCCGCGTGGCCGCGCGGCCTAGTTTTCCCTCCTCCCTCGGGGGAGGCTGGGCGCGCAAATCACAAGTAGCCAAGGGGCCTCGGGGTATCCCGTCGCACCCCTGGGGCTTAGGGGGCTACATCACCCCGAGGCCCCTGCTCAGCTGCCACGTCGTAGCCAAGCAAACGGAGGAGGGGGCACCACCAAGTCAATTGATGAGCAGCGCCCcaaccacccccccccccctcccccccccccccgcgctgCGTTTAATGCGGCATGGGCAGGCATGCCACGCCAGTCGATTGACGTGCGTCAATCGGCCTTGACTAGGTTGCAATCGGTCACAGCCGAATGGGACGGGCAGcagctgttggtatttcttaacgacattattagaaatataattcccagtaaTGGCGCAGAAacacttctggtatattatggttacagagttcatccgtaagcgcacagatatactattgtagcatttcacccaagagtatttcaagggtatcgtatttattttatcccgtaggtagatcatgtagagagaattcgactaataatttatatattgctTGCGATATTCATATCctaagtaggggttaagataatccgagggtagagtgacacacaagcagcagctactcattctcataatatattatctaagctaagtggaaagaaaagagaaagaaaatctattcctatacttctagtatacatagtatacatacattctagttatctgatataccagctaataccctctatccgatgccctcctggttactttttctgtttcacaatataagactttctagcattgcacatATTCTTAtagtagatgttaatgaattagacgcttatctaaattcattaatatctatataaatatgagcaatgctaaaatgtcttacattgtaaaacggggGAAATAACACCTAAGGACACAAATGATACCTCGTGGTACTGACCTCTGTCAGCCGTTGGATCTGGTCGTATCAATGATTGAGATATGGTATCTCCTCGCCATGTTGGATGGTAAAAAATACAacagatcgagagagagagagagagtaggtgAGCGTGCATCCACCAAACCTGGTTAGCTTTGAAGTGAGCATGAGATAACAAAACAGAGGAACTTATTTAGAAATGAAATAGCCCAATAGCAATAATTTTTGGTAGCTCTCTTTATCATCAGTAGtaatcaaattttttttctggcCGCGTAGTACAAATATTATTAATTTAGTTGGTAACGTCCTTTTCTCTACACGTTTAATTTGGCATATCCTACCATTGACAGTGTTGTGTTGACATGGTTTGTTCTTTCGCAGCAAATCACATTGATGGGACATAAGAAAGAATGAAAGATGCCCAGTACCTATCAAGTGTACAAGTAAAGAAGGtacatcatgcatgttaatGCCTAGCCCTACAATTAAGCTCACATGCTTCGGTCACATCGGCAGCTAATTAACGCTAATAGCATAGCAGTACTATACTGCTGAATACCGATCTATTAGCATCATTCGATATATTCTCTTCCGCTCTGTTCTGATCCAGATCTGTCATCTCCTCTTTATACTGATCCAGTTTGTGTGTTTTGTCTTTCAGGCGTCTTTTGCGTGGTAAAGGTTTAAGAGCAAAGTTTATGTCGCCTTTATTCAGGTTCGATCTATGTCCCTGTATATCATTCGTACCATGTATTCTGTGTCAACTAGAACTATATAGTTCTAACTGATTCTTCTTTGTATTCTtaatggaaaaagaaaacagattCTAGTTTGTTCTTCCCCACAAAACTGAAAGATTAGGGTGTCAAAGAGGATGGAAGGGGCTATAGTGAGCATAGCCACCGGGGCATTGAAGCCCGTCCTCATGAAGCTAGCCACTCTGCTTTGCAATGAGTACATGATCTCCAAGGAGGTGCACAAAGAGATCGAGACCCTCTCTAGCGAACTCACGGCCATCCATTCATTTCTTCTGAAGATGTCAGAGGAAGAGAATCCTGATGCCCAAGATCATGCTTGGATGATGGATGTAAGGGAGCTATCCTACGACATTGAGGATATTATTGATGAGTTCATGGTCCGAGTTGATGATGATTCTGCTAATCCTGATGGGTTTATCAGCAAGTGTAAGAACTCGCTCGCGAAGATGAAGACTAGAAGTCGAATTGCCAAGGCAATCAGAGATTTCAAGAGCCAAATCACGAAGGTTGGAGATAGGCATGCAAGGTATAGAACAAGGGAGACTGTCTTGAGGACCAACAATAGAATCGTTGACCATAGAGCTCTCTCTATCTTTGAGCTTGCTTCAAACCTTGTAGGTATTGATGAACCAAAAAATGAGGTAATAAAATTATTGTCCAGTAATGATGGGTGTGAATCTATGCAGCAACAACCAAAGGTTATCTCGATTGTTGGATTTGGAGGACTAGGTAAAACTACCCTTGCATACCAAGTATACCAAGAGCTCAAGGGGAAATTTGACTGTTCGGCTTTCCTATCAGTATCACGAAATCCAAACATGATGAGAATTCTAAGAACTATTTTAAGTGAGGTGGCACAACGTGACTATGCTTTGACAGAAGATGGATATGAACAACAACTTATTATCAAAATTTCCAATTTTCTTTCCAACAAAAGGTAAGAGCGTGCTCCGtaactaaaatattattttacgAGCAATTTTATCATCCAACATTTGACATCTCGAGATACAacaaatttttggtacctcgagatactttctAGTGCAAAATttagtacctcgaggtaccaaaattttgtgtGTGAAATGTGGTACCTCGAGGTATCAAATGTTGGATGATAAAATTGCTCTTATTTTACATAGCAAGATGATTCATGTTTGAATTTGTTTATTGtatttagatattttttatcGAGTTTAGCTATTCATGTTTGTTGAAATTTTTGTAACTATTTGGATGTCAAGCGAAGGATTTGGTATGTGCTGAAATGGCACATTTCTTATATAGCAAAACATAGCCAATATGGATATTGAATTATtgattaaattattaaaaaaacagcaGTTAAAATGGATTAAAAATTAACTATGTAGCTTACACATAATGGTGatttttatatatctaattatTGGCTATTTCTTTCTATCTGAAGTTGCTAGCTAAACAATATAAtggagagatgagaggagagggcAGGGAACTTGGacagcttttttaaaaaagacaaatctaatAGCCTAAATAGTGGGTTAATTTAAGTCGAAATTgataactatatttttttcaactagtattttctttaatttattgtaGGACTAAAAAGAGAAATCCTCATAGAGATAGATAGATTTAATTATAGGATGTAAAAAAACATACTTCAATCTGTCCATCAAATTCGTTAGTTTGGCAGCTTGATCCAAATAGGTTGAGTTATATTCTTTACCATCTAACTGCGGGctataagaaattttaaaatgtCTATATATATTTCTTGATTTTCTGTTAATTACaagagaaaaatatcaaactAGGTTCAAGAACAGCTTCCATGGCTTGCCAATTTATCTTAtcttaaaattttgattgataaattaaatatattattatatcaCTCCTAAAATATATGTAGGTACCTTATTGTAATTGATGACATATGGAAGGTGGAAATATGGAACATTATTAAGGGTGCATTCTCAATGAGCAGTCAGTGCAGTAAAATAATCACCACTACTCGTATAAATGATGTCGCTAGATCATGCTGTTCTTCATTTAGTGGTCATGTGTATAATATAAGGCCACTTAATATGGTACATTCAAGACATTTATTCCACAGAAGATTATTCAATTCCAAAGAAAAATGCCCTTCACACCTAGAAGAAGTTTCTGATCAAATCTTGAAAAAGTGTGATGGCTTACCTCTGGCAATCATAGCTATATCTGGTTTGTTGGTTAACAAACCAATGACAAAGGATCAATGGGATCATGTAAAAAATTCAATTGGTTCTGCGCTCGAAAGAAATCCTAGCGTGGATGTAATGATAAGTATATTATCACTGAGTTACTATGATCTTCCTCCTCATCTGAAAACTTGCCTATTACATCTCAGTATATTTCCAGAAGACTACTTAATTGAGAAGGATGACTTAATACTTAGATGGATTGCCGAGGGATTCGTTCATAAAAAGGGAAGTTATACATCATTTGAGCTAGGAGAAATGTGTTTCAATGAACTCGCCAACAGAAATTTGATCCAACGTTGCAGTAACAAGGATGATTGGAAAGTTCATGACACAATTCTTGATTTTATCATCTCGATGTCCATCAAAGATAACTTTGTTACTTTAGTAGCTTCTCCTGATCAAACTATTGGGACGAACAAGGTTCGTCGGCTCTCCCTTCAAATTGGTATCGAGGATGGAAATTCAATCTTACAAAGAAGGTTGTCTGACTTGTCTCATGCTCGATCTCTTGATGTGTTCTGCTATCAACCAAAGTTGCCTTCTCTATTGGAGTTCAGGCACTTGCGTGTTCTGAGTTTTAGATATTGCAAATGGTTGAAAAGCCACTGTATTGCAAATATAGGCAGGTTGTTTCAATTAAGGTACCTGAATCTCAAGAAAACAGGTTTAACTGAACTTCCTGAAGAAATCGGATGTCTACAGAACTTGGAGACGCTGAATGTTATGGACAACCATATGGTTCAGTTACCACAATGTATTACACGACTTGGAAATTTGATGCATCTATTTATTGGCAATCAGATTCAACTCCCAGATGGCATTGCAAAGATGCAGGCACTAGAGACATTACAAGCGGTGGACCTATCCAAGCATTCCTCTAACATCGTCAAAGAACTTGGACAGCTAAAGAATCTGAGGGAACTGAATTTGTTGATCTACGACTATGATGCATGCACAGAAGAGCATATGAAGACTATTGCCTCTTGTCTACTTCAACTAGGCACGTACAACCTCCGTCGTCTAAATATTATGACTTCTATCATACTTGGCAACATCTACTTACCAGATCCCTGGTGCCCTGCTCCGCTTAAACTCGAAGGACTTGACATCTCAGGCTCACCAATGCCACGAGTTCCAACTTGGATAGGTTCATTGGTCAACCTCAAAAGGTTAGGCCTTGCTCTAGAGGGAGTGAATTGTGAAGATCTATCAATCATCGGATGTTTACCTTCTCTGCTACAGCTTTCTCTCCGTGTACCAGGGTACAGAGACAGTCTCATAATCAGTGGCTGCTATGGATTCTCTTGTTTGAGGGACTTTTGTTTCATCGGGCAACAACCAATTTTTACAGCGGGATCAATGCCAAGGCTAGAACTACTCATACTCAATATAAATGCATCTAAACCAGAGACTGTGACTAATGCTGCTCTAGAAAATCTCCCCTGCCTCATGACGGTCCAGTATTTGCTTTACCAATATAACAAAAATGATCATGAGATTGAAAATGCAGAGGCTGCATTGAAGAGAGCAGTGAGCTCTCATCCCAACCACCCTAGCCTTGTGcgaatatactccctccctcccaaaaagAGTATATTTTTAGCTTGAAAATTTGTACCACAAAGGCTGCCTTTTTTAAAAGTAGTGATTAAGTTAGTTGCATTTGTTTTAAGTTTGCTACATTGGATTCTGCATGTAACGGGTGGCTGAATTGTTCAAAGTTTCATTCATCCGAGTAGTTAGTTTTCTTTCCATTTTGTCAATCGTAGAATAGGCTGAGCCGAATTCAGATCATGGGATGGCACGTTTGGTAGTTGGATCCGATGATTTCATTATTTATTAGGCATATACCTATCTTAATAAAAGGAGCAAGGCCAGCAGGCAGGACGGGCAGTGCAGCCGCCCCCAGGCGTCAAGGCCCTGGCCGGCCATGCACAATTAGGCATATAGAAGTTCGGATCCGGCTCCTTTGACTTTAGGAGCAAACTGCACAGGCGCACAGTAAAATAAGTCTGATTCTATAGTGGAAAACAGTGATTTGCAGTTTTTTAGTGTAGATATAGTTTAAAACTTTGCGCACTGTAGCGATTAGTCTCGTTTGTTCGTTGTAGATTGGATGGCTGATAATACCCTAAAGTTATGGCACTGTGAGATCGTGTGATTTCCTAACATTTTTTAGTGGGATCCATTCACTATAAGGTTTTCAGGCTAATGCCACGAAATTTTGGACAACGACGTGATTTTCATTGCAATACATAAGGATTATTGCGACCGAAGTCTAATTTGGTTGCGATAGGGGGGCATATTACCACTAATTGTGTAGTGTTGcgattgtaattttttttgttgcaataagtAAGAAGTATCACAATGAATAAATTTGCGTTGTAATTAGGGTGACGATATTGCCGCGCTTTTTGTTATCGTTGCAATAGTTATCCATGTCGCAACGAATTTAGAGCGTTGTTATTAGAGTCATGTATATAACAACGCGAAACTACTTTGTTGCAAATGAGTCTGTAGGTATTGCAACGCAATCCTGAATCGTTGCAAATGAGTCTTTAGGTATTGCAACGCAAACTTGAATCGTTGCAATGATTCTTAGATATTGCAACAAACACCAGAAATCGTTGCAACTAGCAAGGATCTATTGCAACGAATATTTCGTCATTGCTATAGTAGAACAATTCGTGGCAATAGATGAGTTTGGCGCTGCCACCAAAGTTGTCCACGGGCCTTTGCATCAATATGGCCCAAGTCGGACTCGGCACATACGTAATTTGGCTCACACATACACAGTTGGGTTGTACAAGAACTTAATTCGTGTAAAAAATCTGATACGAGAAAACCCTACCCTGATTGATTGCGGAAACCTATGCATTTTGTACACTATATTATCAAACTAATGCATTCATTTGCATCACGTACATGGATTCATTTTCTATTCTTACATCACGTGGATTCATATTGCATCATGTTACACGAGTTTGATTTTGTATTTATCGATCCAAACCCTTATGGTCACTCGTTCGCATTTAGTATACTATTATTAAACTCATGCATTCATTTGCATCACATGGATTCATTCTCTAGCTGAAGAATCAATGTCGATTCTTACATAACGAGGATTTGGATTGCATTATGTTACACGAGATTGATTTTGTACTTATCGATCCAAATCTATTGAATTGCAATTCCTTAACATGAAACAAATTAATCTAACAGATGGTAAAACGATTTTTTTATTGATAGTAATCTGTACTCCTCGAGTTAAATATGTAGTAATTCCAAACATAGATTTGTAGGAATAGGAAGGACGCTGGGCTGGACAGCGTCCAAGTGCGGACGCTAACGAGTACAACGTCCAGGTTAGGACGCGGTTTGTAAAAGCGTCCACCTTTGGTTGGGCCACGAAACAACCTGGAGTATCCAGCCTTCAAGTCTCGCGGATAATCCCGATCGGAGAAGCAAGATGATGGTCATCGCCCCTATAATTTGCCTCGTTCTGAATCCTTTTATGTTTACCCTGGATCTCTTGCTGTATGGAATCGGTATAATTACTTACTGCACGAACGTGTATTTATTTGCCCAGCTGACATCTGCATTGATCTAGTGCAGATCATAGTATCATAGCTAGCAGCGTACAATCCATATATACTAGTTCATTGCTGATTCGGAAGCAAATGAAATTATTTGGATGTTGAACTGCCATGAAACTTGAAATCACCATGTATTGTAGAAATGTTGTCGAATCGTCTTCCTCAGGAATATGGCTACATTTGGATTCCTTGCTTGACCAACGCAAGAGCAGGTAAATCACAACTTTGCCTTCAGAAATCAATTCGGTTGGCAAGCAAATGTGGTGACACGAATTTATAAATAATGGCCTGCAATAGAACAATCAGATCAGATTGAAAGTCAGAATCGATGTGGAAAGAGAAATTTGCAAACGTTTGAGGTAGAACCAAGCAGGGAGGGTTCCAGTGAGTAACTGGAGAACAACTGCCTTGCCCATCCAAACAAACTGGTGCATGGAAGCCGAGAGGCTGGCGGCGCTGATGACTCCAAAAAATGCCATGGCCTcgcctctttctctccctcgccctctctctctctctctctctctctctctctctctctctctctctctctctctctctctctctcatcgaCCTCAAGGATGGATGGCAGACGGCAGCTTCGCCACCGCGGCGTGTGGACAGGAAGGAGGACCATGGTTGGGTTTGGTCATTGGGCCGCACCAAGTGAGGACGCTGTAACGAATGACGTCCAAGATTGGACACTATTTCGAATAGCGTCCACGGCTGGACGCTCTCAACAACAACGTCCTTCTTATTTTCGTTATTAATAGAGCAGATTCACTACTTATTTAATTCAAGATATAATAAttactataaataaaaaaatcgggATGGTAAATGCCTTTTTTCGTTAGTACTAGTCCAATAAAAAAACTGAGATATATTTATGACTCACTAGTAGTTGATGATGATGCTTCACGCAAATCTGATTTcgtttactagtaattttttttctttactaaaTCTTGTATTGTGTTGTCAATCTAGACATGTGAACATGTGAAACATGCATATGATAGACACAAGCACGTAGAATCAACTTACCAGCTTGTAATTAACCACTTCACTTTTTCAAAACGAATGTGCATGTTCTCCACGGCCCTGTAGGACAAAACCATATTTCCATATTACAACCAAATAAGCAAAAGTTGATTAGTATTCTTAAGCACAATATGCTTCCAAGAACATAACAAAGCACCTCGCACCGATTGAGTTGCCAATGATAAATTTCTaaccaaaaaacaaattaatctaACACAAGACCAAGTGCCAGCCCAATCAGCAATGCACCAACCACttgtggagaaaccatctttaatCGGTCGGCCGAAATCCGCAATAGTCCCGAttccactaaaaaccgggactaaagatgatctttagtcctggttgatggCTACAACGGGCATATGTGAGACCTTGTCAGACCCCCcgggatttttagtcccggttgatgttcccggcgatctttagctccggttgataacaccaaccgggactaaaaatcccctcatttatatatgtcttcttcctcctttagcccgagcaagcttcaaaatttctctaAAAAAGAAGGGAGGTCCTAccaaaatttcttgtgaaatttttttagtgattatatacaaatcagaggtgtctaaaaggttagtaacttcatcctccaatgtttttttgttgtta
The Oryza glaberrima chromosome 8, OglaRS2, whole genome shotgun sequence DNA segment above includes these coding regions:
- the LOC127781607 gene encoding disease resistance protein RGA5-like, producing MEGAIVSIATGALKPVLMKLATLLCNEYMISKEVHKEIETLSSELTAIHSFLLKMSEEENPDAQDHAWMMDVRELSYDIEDIIDEFMVRVDDDSANPDGFISKCKNSLAKMKTRSRIAKAIRDFKSQITKVGDRHARYRTRETVLRTNNRIVDHRALSIFELASNLVGIDEPKNEVIKLLSSNDGCESMQQQPKVISIVGFGGLGKTTLAYQVYQELKGKFDCSAFLSVSRNPNMMRILRTILSEVAQRDYALTEDGYEQQLIIKISNFLSNKRYLIVIDDIWKVEIWNIIKGAFSMSSQCSKIITTTRINDVARSCCSSFSGHVYNIRPLNMVHSRHLFHRRLFNSKEKCPSHLEEVSDQILKKCDGLPLAIIAISGLLVNKPMTKDQWDHVKNSIGSALERNPSVDVMISILSLSYYDLPPHLKTCLLHLSIFPEDYLIEKDDLILRWIAEGFVHKKGSYTSFELGEMCFNELANRNLIQRCSNKDDWKVHDTILDFIISMSIKDNFVTLVASPDQTIGTNKVRRLSLQIGIEDGNSILQRRLSDLSHARSLDVFCYQPKLPSLLEFRHLRVLSFRYCKWLKSHCIANIGRLFQLRYLNLKKTGLTELPEEIGCLQNLETLNVMDNHMVQLPQCITRLGNLMHLFIGNQIQLPDGIAKMQALETLQAVDLSKHSSNIVKELGQLKNLRELNLLIYDYDACTEEHMKTIASCLLQLGTYNLRRLNIMTSIILGNIYLPDPWCPAPLKLEGLDISGSPMPRVPTWIGSLVNLKRLGLALEGVNCEDLSIIGCLPSLLQLSLRVPGYRDSLIISGCYGFSCLRDFCFIGQQPIFTAGSMPRLELLILNINASKPETVTNAALENLPCLMTVQYLLYQYNKNDHEIENAEAALKRAVSSHPNHPSLVRIYSLPPKKSIFLA